One segment of Paenibacillus pabuli DNA contains the following:
- a CDS encoding glycosyltransferase, with amino-acid sequence MGASPGIFKNKQGMSIIACTKRQNYIHNLFKNYSRQKHPKKEMIIIVNNDNIPLAPYQSLAKKLRNVHVFRLPERTSLGACLNYAIKKTKYSYIAKFDDDDYYAPYYLTESLQTFKRTDADVIGKRAHYLYLRGSRNLLLRFPQDEHRPVTLIPGATLVFKRDVFSHVQFPDRNVGEDDLFCIRSKRKGYKVYSGGRHNFVAIRRKNSSDHTWIISDNELISQSKKIRTVKHYKRYVQKKPKDES; translated from the coding sequence ATGGGAGCCAGCCCGGGAATATTCAAGAATAAACAAGGCATGTCTATCATTGCCTGCACCAAGCGCCAGAATTATATCCATAATCTGTTCAAGAATTACAGCCGACAAAAGCACCCCAAGAAAGAGATGATCATTATCGTCAATAACGATAACATCCCTCTTGCTCCTTATCAAAGCTTAGCCAAAAAGCTTCGGAACGTACACGTTTTTCGTCTGCCGGAACGTACCTCTCTCGGTGCTTGTCTCAATTACGCGATCAAGAAAACAAAATACAGCTATATTGCCAAGTTTGATGATGACGATTACTATGCTCCCTACTATTTGACGGAAAGCCTGCAGACCTTCAAGAGAACGGATGCCGATGTCATTGGCAAGCGGGCACATTATCTGTATTTACGCGGATCCAGGAATCTGCTCCTTCGTTTTCCCCAGGATGAACATCGCCCTGTAACCCTCATCCCTGGTGCCACTCTTGTCTTTAAACGAGATGTATTCAGCCATGTCCAGTTTCCGGATCGAAACGTCGGTGAAGATGATCTGTTCTGCATAAGAAGTAAACGGAAGGGGTACAAGGTGTACTCGGGAGGCAGGCATAACTTTGTCGCGATCCGCAGAAAAAACTCCTCTGACCACACGTGGATCATCAGTGATAACGAACTCATCTCCCAAAGCAAAAAAATCCGAACAGTGAAGCATTATAAGAGATATGTACAGAAAAAACCAAAGGACGAATCTTAA
- a CDS encoding glycosyltransferase family 2 protein: MAAPVRIRSQNAVSIIVCTKRQQCMDNLFRNYGRQNYKHKELIVILNNDKLKMSEYMKAANQFKDVSVLSLPENESLGNCLNHGTALARGDLIAKFDDDDYYAPGYLADSVRTLVKNNADIVGKRAHYMYLNSKKLLLLRYPTKANRYVPLIQGATLLVKRQVVTEVGFRDKNRGECVTFCSDSLAKGYTIYAGSPSNFLAIRRKNSADHTWIVNDRDLLTRNVKVLKVKNPRQFVTAR; the protein is encoded by the coding sequence ATGGCAGCGCCAGTTCGTATTCGTAGTCAGAATGCCGTTTCCATCATCGTATGTACCAAACGGCAACAATGTATGGACAACCTTTTCCGTAACTACGGGCGGCAAAATTACAAGCATAAGGAGCTTATCGTCATATTAAACAATGACAAGCTGAAGATGAGTGAATATATGAAGGCTGCCAATCAATTTAAGGATGTAAGCGTACTGTCTTTACCAGAAAACGAGTCGTTGGGGAATTGCCTTAATCACGGAACTGCACTGGCACGAGGCGATCTAATCGCGAAATTTGATGACGATGATTACTATGCCCCGGGGTATTTGGCGGACAGTGTGCGAACCTTGGTCAAGAATAATGCAGATATTGTTGGCAAACGAGCTCATTATATGTACCTGAACAGCAAAAAGCTCCTACTGCTTCGTTACCCTACGAAGGCGAACCGGTATGTCCCCCTAATTCAGGGCGCGACCCTTCTTGTGAAACGGCAGGTGGTGACTGAAGTTGGTTTTCGTGATAAAAATCGAGGAGAATGCGTAACATTCTGTTCCGATAGCTTGGCAAAAGGGTACACGATTTACGCGGGGAGTCCATCCAACTTCCTTGCAATACGTAGGAAGAACTCCGCAGATCACACGTGGATTGTGAATGATAGAGATCTTTTGACCAGGAATGTGAAGGTGCTGAAAGTGAAGAATCCAAGACAATTTGTAACTGCACGCTAG
- a CDS encoding TerD family protein — protein sequence MKSNTIYLRRANKLIIEHQGENQLPKSYLATALKNIEMLGYTFSDELMQAVRSLSKGQFEALIVQLVADLRNMVGAHVKYKPMYPGFPMQVMQEDEAELYLNAIIHYLTLVYPDRESVERQPLLEKTDLQVIHLGSEEGFLTLIRQLIEAKGSISETDKEDIDTVLAYADPNEVDALLPTEIPFKENVGFVVASLLKHEKASMERIGLYFKTATDVLRLAVAWSDGDVSLAAPARFRKFKRRERRLLLGLLEQCGQITEDMLRYKDRWVRLGEILHPSEYKLRYPRCEEAFDILRNKKPFATFNGSVELAFQYRNIWSLIDLLSQRPGEFARRLDHVLRITEDETYVLLAFSEVTAQVSTPVMLQVRQHFAQRNEPQDLRVFFPKGNVAKAFGIPNQQPVLNEATCREVVQLCEQALVERFSALPPLGKTYIDEQLHDYLVPFSQRSASKALRTLVRGSKVPMGEGDTIRFFNWWKEGIVNGQDTGRVDIDLSAVMYDENWNYVEHISYTNLRSTKYKAVHSGDIVSAPQGACEFIDLHIPSIVNYGGRYVVASLLSFTSHPYCDLPECFSGWMMRKKPGSGEIFEPSTVANKIDITADTQITIPVILDLVDRTVIWTDLALTSHPYYYNNVEGNQKGMVLMGKAMTALRKPDLYDLFMLHAKARGELVDTLDQADTIYSVEQGITPYDIEQIMAEYLV from the coding sequence ATGAAAAGTAATACTATTTACTTGCGACGAGCAAATAAACTCATTATTGAACATCAAGGGGAGAATCAGCTACCCAAGTCTTATCTGGCTACTGCCCTGAAAAATATAGAAATGCTGGGATACACGTTCTCCGATGAGCTGATGCAAGCCGTACGAAGTTTATCCAAGGGACAGTTTGAAGCACTCATTGTTCAGTTGGTGGCGGATCTGAGAAATATGGTCGGTGCACACGTGAAGTACAAACCGATGTATCCGGGATTCCCCATGCAGGTGATGCAGGAAGACGAGGCGGAGCTGTATCTCAATGCAATCATTCACTACCTGACCTTGGTATATCCTGATCGTGAATCTGTTGAGAGACAGCCTTTGCTTGAGAAAACAGATCTGCAAGTGATCCACTTGGGCAGTGAGGAAGGGTTCCTGACGCTCATCCGCCAGCTGATCGAAGCGAAGGGTTCCATTTCCGAAACGGACAAGGAAGATATTGATACGGTACTGGCATATGCGGACCCGAATGAAGTGGATGCTCTCTTACCCACTGAGATTCCGTTCAAAGAGAATGTGGGCTTCGTGGTGGCTTCGCTGTTGAAGCATGAAAAGGCGAGTATGGAACGGATTGGTCTGTACTTCAAAACGGCTACGGACGTCCTGCGTCTGGCTGTCGCTTGGTCGGATGGTGATGTTAGTCTAGCGGCGCCTGCACGCTTCCGCAAGTTCAAGCGTCGTGAGAGACGCCTATTGCTTGGTCTACTGGAGCAATGCGGACAGATCACCGAAGACATGCTGCGATATAAGGATCGCTGGGTTCGTCTGGGTGAAATCTTGCATCCTTCCGAATATAAGCTTCGGTATCCTCGCTGCGAAGAAGCCTTTGATATTCTGCGGAACAAGAAGCCCTTTGCCACCTTCAATGGAAGCGTGGAGCTGGCGTTCCAGTATCGCAATATCTGGAGCCTGATTGATCTGCTGTCGCAGCGTCCGGGCGAGTTTGCCAGAAGGCTGGATCATGTACTGCGAATCACCGAAGATGAGACCTATGTATTGCTGGCTTTTAGTGAAGTGACTGCGCAGGTATCCACGCCGGTGATGCTGCAGGTGAGGCAACATTTTGCCCAGCGTAATGAACCGCAGGATCTGCGTGTCTTTTTCCCAAAAGGAAACGTGGCAAAGGCATTTGGTATTCCGAATCAGCAGCCAGTGTTGAATGAGGCGACGTGCCGGGAAGTTGTGCAATTGTGTGAGCAGGCTCTTGTCGAACGATTCTCTGCTCTTCCTCCGCTGGGGAAGACATATATTGATGAACAGCTTCATGACTATCTCGTGCCCTTTTCCCAACGTTCAGCGAGTAAGGCCCTGCGTACCCTTGTGAGGGGGAGCAAGGTACCGATGGGAGAGGGAGATACGATTCGTTTCTTCAACTGGTGGAAGGAAGGCATAGTCAACGGGCAGGACACGGGACGCGTCGATATCGACCTCTCTGCAGTGATGTATGACGAGAACTGGAATTATGTTGAGCACATCTCCTATACGAATCTGCGTTCCACCAAGTACAAGGCCGTCCACAGCGGAGATATCGTATCGGCTCCGCAGGGGGCATGCGAGTTTATCGATCTGCATATCCCGTCGATCGTTAATTATGGTGGCCGGTATGTCGTTGCTTCGCTGCTGTCGTTCACCAGTCATCCGTATTGCGACCTTCCGGAATGCTTCTCGGGCTGGATGATGCGCAAGAAGCCAGGGTCGGGTGAAATCTTCGAACCGTCTACGGTGGCGAATAAAATTGATATTACGGCCGATACACAGATTACGATTCCCGTCATACTTGATTTGGTAGATCGTACGGTCATTTGGACCGATCTTGCGCTAACCAGCCATCCTTACTACTATAACAATGTAGAGGGCAATCAAAAGGGAATGGTCTTGATGGGGAAAGCCATGACCGCATTGCGCAAGCCAGATCTGTACGACCTGTTCATGCTTCATGCAAAGGCCCGAGGCGAACTGGTAGATACGCTGGATCAGGCTGACACAATCTATTCGGTGGAGCAAGGGATTACCCCTTATGACATCGAGCAGATTATGGCGGAGTATCTGGTTTGA
- a CDS encoding malate:quinone oxidoreductase yields MSQGQTSTDVILIGAGIMSATLGTLLKELAPDWNIKVYEKLASAGEESSNEWNNAGTGHSALCELNYTVERPDGSVDISKAIKVNEHFQVSRQFWSYLVKSNLIRNPRDFIMPLPHLSYVHGESNVLFLKRRYEALSNHPLFEGMEFSDDPAKLRKWIPLMMKGRKGKEPIAATKIDSGTDVNFGALTRMLLDHLKNQNVGIHYQHSVKNIKRKQGGAWELTVKNLNNGAVERHTAKFVFIGAGGGSLHLLQKSGIPEGKHIGGFPVSGLFMVCKNPEVVEQHHAKVYGKASVGAPPMSVPHLDTRFIDNQKSLLFGPFAGFSPKFLKTGSNADLITSVKTHNLLTMLAAGVKEISLTKYLIQQLMLSKEQRMEELRDFVPSAKSEDWDMVLAGQRVQVIKDTVQGGKGTLQFGTEVVTAADGSIAALLGASPGASTAVQVMLEILQRCFPQHMDSWEPKIKEMIPSYGESLVENPELLRKVHTTTAKTLGLTDEKKVASV; encoded by the coding sequence ATGAGCCAGGGACAAACGAGTACAGATGTTATCTTGATTGGTGCCGGAATTATGAGTGCAACATTGGGAACCTTGCTGAAAGAATTGGCACCAGATTGGAATATTAAGGTTTATGAGAAGCTCGCTAGTGCAGGAGAAGAAAGCTCCAACGAATGGAACAATGCCGGAACCGGCCATTCTGCACTTTGCGAATTGAACTATACCGTTGAACGACCGGACGGAAGCGTAGATATCAGCAAAGCCATTAAGGTGAATGAGCATTTTCAAGTCTCAAGACAATTTTGGTCCTATCTCGTCAAAAGCAATCTGATTCGTAATCCGCGGGACTTCATTATGCCGCTTCCACATTTGAGTTATGTGCATGGAGAGAGCAATGTCCTGTTTTTGAAAAGACGTTATGAAGCCTTATCGAACCATCCTTTATTCGAAGGTATGGAATTCTCGGATGACCCGGCAAAATTGCGGAAATGGATTCCTCTTATGATGAAAGGCCGCAAAGGGAAAGAACCGATCGCAGCTACCAAAATCGACTCCGGTACGGATGTTAACTTTGGCGCTTTAACGCGTATGCTGCTTGATCACCTGAAGAATCAAAACGTGGGCATCCACTACCAACATAGTGTGAAAAATATTAAACGCAAGCAAGGCGGAGCTTGGGAATTAACGGTGAAGAATCTGAACAACGGTGCAGTGGAGCGTCATACAGCCAAATTTGTCTTTATCGGTGCGGGTGGCGGAAGCCTCCATTTGCTGCAAAAGTCCGGCATTCCGGAAGGCAAGCATATCGGCGGATTCCCGGTCAGCGGACTCTTCATGGTTTGCAAAAATCCGGAGGTCGTGGAGCAGCATCATGCCAAAGTATATGGTAAAGCCTCGGTAGGCGCTCCGCCGATGTCTGTTCCGCATCTGGACACCCGATTTATTGATAACCAGAAGTCGTTGTTGTTTGGCCCGTTTGCCGGCTTCTCACCCAAATTCCTGAAGACGGGTTCGAATGCCGACCTCATCACGTCGGTTAAAACACATAACCTTCTAACCATGCTTGCTGCAGGGGTCAAAGAAATCTCACTGACCAAATACCTGATTCAACAGCTTATGCTGTCCAAAGAGCAGCGTATGGAGGAACTGCGTGATTTTGTTCCAAGTGCCAAAAGCGAAGATTGGGATATGGTTCTGGCAGGCCAGCGCGTGCAAGTCATTAAGGATACAGTGCAGGGCGGCAAAGGAACACTTCAATTCGGTACAGAAGTCGTTACAGCGGCCGACGGATCAATAGCTGCATTGCTCGGCGCATCGCCAGGAGCCTCGACTGCGGTACAAGTCATGCTGGAGATTCTGCAGCGATGCTTCCCGCAGCATATGGATTCATGGGAGCCGAAGATTAAGGAAATGATTCCTTCCTACGGCGAGTCGCTGGTGGAGAATCCGGAGCTTCTTCGCAAGGTTCACACTACTACGGCCAAGACACTGGGGCTTACGGATGAGAAGAAGGTAGCTTCGGTGTAA
- a CDS encoding ABC transporter ATP-binding protein — protein MKPTHVFQAQDLVAGYDNKTVIHGVDIAIPSSQISVIIGANGCGKSTLLKTLARLIKPISGKITLDGKPISKIPPKQLARVVGLLPQSPIVPEGISVADLVGRGRFPHQSLLSGWTKKDYEAVAEAMEIMDITEFANHNIDELSGGQRQRVWIAMALAQQTDILFLDEPTTFLDITYQVEILDLLTDLNRKHGTTIVMVLHDINLSARYADHIIALVEGKLVAEGAPSDVVTSTMVKDIFGLDCTVVEDPLSGSPLVVPRGRYHVHAPE, from the coding sequence ATGAAACCGACGCATGTGTTCCAAGCTCAAGACTTAGTAGCTGGCTATGACAACAAAACCGTTATTCATGGCGTAGACATTGCGATCCCCAGCAGCCAAATCAGTGTAATTATTGGAGCTAACGGTTGCGGGAAGTCTACCCTTCTAAAAACATTGGCCCGGCTCATTAAGCCGATATCAGGAAAAATCACGCTGGATGGGAAGCCGATCAGCAAAATTCCACCTAAGCAGCTGGCTAGGGTGGTTGGACTGTTACCTCAATCCCCCATTGTGCCGGAAGGCATCTCCGTGGCAGATTTGGTGGGGAGGGGACGATTTCCGCATCAATCCTTGCTGAGCGGATGGACCAAGAAGGATTACGAAGCGGTTGCCGAAGCCATGGAGATTATGGACATTACCGAGTTCGCCAACCATAATATTGACGAGCTTTCGGGTGGTCAACGACAACGCGTCTGGATTGCGATGGCTTTGGCGCAGCAAACGGACATCCTCTTTCTGGATGAACCAACGACCTTTTTGGATATTACCTATCAGGTTGAAATTCTCGATCTGCTCACCGACCTTAACCGAAAGCATGGAACAACGATTGTCATGGTGCTTCACGACATCAACCTGTCAGCCCGTTATGCGGATCATATCATCGCGCTGGTGGAAGGCAAGCTTGTAGCAGAGGGTGCTCCTTCTGACGTCGTTACAAGCACCATGGTGAAAGACATATTTGGCTTGGACTGTACCGTGGTAGAAGACCCTTTATCAGGCTCTCCCTTGGTCGTACCCCGGGGAAGATACCATGTACATGCTCCCGAATAA
- a CDS encoding FecCD family ABC transporter permease, whose translation MKKHTMEFIISGRRQRRRRWVVVTALLAILAFALCCAMLLLGNTVYPLGDVIRVLSGEQIKGATFAIHTIRLPRMLAGLFAGFAFGMAGYIFQTMLRNPLANPNVIGITSGSSAAAVFYITVIHANGAVVSIASVIAGLATVVLIYVLSKGKSFSIGRLILVGIGIQAMLDAVISYLLLVSSQQDIPTALRWLSGSLNGSKMDELPPLIIAVLILSPFIIVLGKHLGLLELGEQSATSLGVATDKTRIVLILCSVGMIALATATTGPIAFVSFLSGPIAKRLAGSGFSNAIPAGLVGVNLVLAADLIGQFAFEVRYPVGIITGILGAPYLIYLLIRMNRKGEL comes from the coding sequence ATGAAAAAACATACGATGGAATTTATTATATCGGGCAGACGTCAACGACGACGTCGGTGGGTCGTTGTTACTGCATTACTTGCCATACTTGCGTTCGCTCTATGCTGTGCCATGCTTTTGCTGGGGAATACCGTCTACCCGCTGGGAGATGTCATCCGGGTGCTTTCCGGTGAGCAGATCAAAGGGGCGACGTTCGCAATCCATACCATACGTTTACCAAGGATGCTCGCAGGGTTGTTTGCCGGATTTGCCTTCGGTATGGCGGGATATATCTTTCAAACCATGCTGCGCAATCCCTTAGCAAATCCGAATGTCATCGGTATTACCTCGGGTTCAAGCGCAGCGGCCGTGTTTTACATCACGGTCATTCATGCAAACGGAGCTGTTGTTTCCATTGCTTCGGTCATTGCGGGTCTGGCTACGGTAGTATTGATCTATGTATTATCCAAGGGAAAATCATTCTCGATCGGAAGATTGATCCTTGTCGGCATAGGTATACAGGCCATGCTTGATGCCGTCATATCCTATCTTTTACTGGTGAGTTCGCAGCAGGACATTCCAACTGCGCTTCGCTGGCTCAGCGGCAGTCTCAACGGCTCCAAGATGGACGAGCTTCCGCCTTTAATCATCGCCGTTCTGATTCTATCGCCGTTTATTATTGTGCTAGGCAAACACCTTGGTTTGCTGGAGCTTGGAGAACAATCGGCCACTTCACTTGGTGTCGCCACGGATAAAACAAGAATCGTACTTATCTTGTGTTCTGTAGGCATGATTGCTCTCGCGACAGCCACTACCGGTCCGATCGCCTTTGTTTCTTTCCTTTCGGGACCCATCGCGAAAAGGTTAGCCGGATCAGGCTTTTCAAATGCCATTCCGGCGGGGCTTGTTGGCGTTAATCTGGTCTTGGCTGCAGATCTCATCGGACAATTTGCATTCGAGGTCAGATATCCTGTCGGCATTATCACCGGAATTCTCGGAGCGCCTTATCTGATCTACCTGCTCATCCGAATGAACCGAAAGGGAGAATTATAA
- a CDS encoding FecCD family ABC transporter permease produces the protein MNSSPTSQNNALKLHMPKHFKTVLFICIVLLGVCVLASLTLGSRLVRWNELIDGLFHSNVDSYGANIVRKRISRTVFSLFCGAALGVSGALMQSVTRNPLADPSILGVNTGASLFVVFGIAFLGISTAGQYIWLALVGAALTAVFVFAVGSMGRGGATPIKLVLAGAAITAALSSLVTAIMIPRAYVMDQFRFWQVGSVGAGNWSDIGTFVPFLAIGIIIAFITAPALNALALGDDVATGLGVRTGVLRLIAAIAAVLLCGATTALAGPIGFIGLLATHVIRLILGSDLRFVIPMSAISGAIILTISDVLGRLIGSPGELEVGVVTAFIGAPILIILAIKSKVRSL, from the coding sequence ATGAATAGTTCTCCGACTTCCCAAAACAATGCTTTAAAACTTCATATGCCTAAACATTTCAAGACGGTGCTGTTCATTTGCATCGTCTTGCTCGGCGTTTGCGTACTGGCATCACTCACCCTGGGTTCCCGGCTGGTGAGATGGAATGAACTAATCGACGGCCTGTTTCACTCCAATGTGGACTCCTACGGGGCAAATATTGTCCGCAAACGAATATCCCGGACCGTGTTCAGTTTATTTTGCGGAGCTGCACTGGGCGTTTCCGGAGCATTAATGCAATCGGTCACGCGCAACCCGCTCGCAGACCCGAGCATTCTGGGTGTAAATACGGGTGCGTCTCTGTTTGTTGTTTTCGGTATCGCCTTTCTGGGCATTAGTACGGCAGGGCAATATATCTGGCTGGCCTTGGTCGGTGCTGCGCTTACCGCTGTATTTGTATTCGCTGTCGGTTCCATGGGGCGGGGCGGCGCTACACCCATCAAACTGGTGTTAGCGGGAGCGGCCATAACGGCAGCCCTTTCCTCTCTGGTGACGGCCATCATGATTCCACGCGCTTATGTTATGGATCAATTCAGGTTCTGGCAAGTCGGCAGCGTCGGTGCAGGCAACTGGAGCGATATCGGTACGTTTGTGCCGTTTCTGGCCATTGGTATTATCATTGCTTTTATTACGGCTCCAGCACTGAATGCATTGGCACTGGGTGACGACGTAGCAACCGGGTTGGGCGTTCGAACGGGGGTACTCAGGCTGATTGCGGCAATTGCAGCAGTTCTGTTATGTGGTGCAACAACGGCACTGGCCGGTCCCATTGGTTTTATCGGACTTTTGGCGACGCATGTGATTCGGCTTATACTCGGTTCTGACTTGCGTTTTGTTATTCCGATGTCGGCGATCTCAGGTGCGATTATTTTGACGATATCCGACGTACTTGGCAGGCTCATCGGCAGTCCGGGAGAGCTTGAGGTCGGTGTGGTTACAGCCTTCATTGGAGCTCCAATTCTTATCATTCTAGCGATCAAATCGAAAGTGCGTTCATTATGA
- a CDS encoding iron-siderophore ABC transporter substrate-binding protein translates to MKGKQNISLKALIISMIMILALVGCSTQQSDSTTGSTPAANSSANTDESATETAVTPDESTQYPMTIKHALGETVIESKPERVVTVQWANHDIALALNVVPVGFSAANFGVQDDSGLLPWTKEKLDELGVTDPNVFQDTDGLDFEAISDANPDVILAAYSGITQEDYDTLSEIAPVVAYPTAPWATTWREQVNLNAKGMGMEAEGEQLIKDTEDMIKEKLSAYPQIAGKKVVWVNFSAQDMSKLHIYTPVDSRVSFLEELGLSNPESITELIKDPKSYSLELSAENAEALNDADLLIGYGNDELLKAIQADSLLGKIPAIERGSVAFIDSDTPLVAAGTPNPLSIAYTIDDYLKLIGAAIDKINE, encoded by the coding sequence ATGAAGGGGAAACAAAACATTTCATTGAAAGCACTAATCATCTCGATGATTATGATCTTGGCATTGGTGGGCTGCTCAACACAGCAATCCGATTCGACAACGGGTTCAACTCCTGCAGCGAACAGTTCGGCAAACACGGATGAATCAGCGACAGAAACAGCGGTTACTCCAGATGAGAGTACACAATATCCAATGACCATCAAGCACGCCCTTGGTGAGACAGTGATCGAAAGCAAACCTGAACGTGTGGTTACCGTACAATGGGCCAACCATGATATTGCTCTTGCTCTTAACGTTGTCCCTGTTGGATTCTCAGCGGCAAACTTCGGTGTTCAGGATGATAGCGGACTGCTTCCTTGGACCAAAGAGAAACTGGACGAGCTCGGTGTAACTGATCCGAACGTGTTCCAGGATACAGATGGTCTTGATTTTGAAGCCATTTCGGATGCTAACCCGGATGTGATCCTTGCCGCATACTCCGGTATCACGCAGGAAGACTACGATACACTAAGCGAGATTGCTCCGGTTGTGGCTTATCCAACAGCTCCATGGGCAACGACGTGGCGTGAACAAGTAAACCTTAACGCTAAAGGCATGGGCATGGAAGCGGAAGGTGAGCAGCTGATTAAAGATACCGAAGACATGATTAAGGAGAAACTGAGTGCCTATCCTCAAATAGCAGGCAAGAAAGTAGTTTGGGTGAACTTCTCTGCACAAGACATGTCCAAACTGCATATTTATACGCCAGTTGATTCTCGCGTCTCTTTCTTGGAAGAACTGGGATTGAGCAATCCCGAAAGTATCACCGAACTTATTAAGGATCCGAAAAGCTACTCATTGGAACTAAGTGCTGAGAATGCAGAGGCTCTTAACGATGCCGATCTGCTGATCGGATACGGCAATGATGAATTGTTAAAGGCCATCCAGGCCGATTCCTTGCTGGGTAAAATCCCTGCGATCGAGAGAGGCTCTGTTGCCTTCATCGATAGTGACACCCCTCTGGTGGCTGCCGGAACGCCGAACCCGCTTTCGATTGCGTATACCATTGATGATTACCTGAAATTAATCGGGGCAGCGATCGACAAGATCAATGAATAG
- a CDS encoding ABC transporter ATP-binding protein, whose product MKTIEMEHHKESFPVETPVQQDKGQSELPTQPVLGVEHLSRTYAGAERPAVNDVSFTINRGECLGLVGESGCGKSTLARCLLRIEDADSGSIMLGQEDIARLSGRRLRPHRRKIQIVFQNPAAALNPKLKVADSLIDPYEQFGRNIKLSHFAYTSKDAYVRQLLEAVELPSELAGRYPHELSGGQRQRVTIARAIGIEPDVIVLDEPTASLDVISQGAVLQLLTDLRTSLGLSYLFISHDLAAVHRMSQRIIVMRDGQIVDRFGGDALFAEERHPYTKELISIF is encoded by the coding sequence ATGAAGACAATCGAAATGGAGCACCACAAGGAATCATTCCCGGTTGAGACACCTGTCCAACAGGACAAAGGTCAATCCGAGTTGCCTACCCAACCTGTGCTGGGGGTGGAACATCTCAGCCGCACTTATGCTGGCGCTGAGCGTCCAGCTGTAAACGACGTCTCTTTCACCATAAATCGAGGGGAGTGCCTGGGCCTGGTTGGCGAGAGCGGCTGTGGCAAGAGTACGCTCGCTCGCTGTCTGCTGCGGATCGAAGATGCGGATTCCGGCTCGATCATGCTCGGCCAAGAGGACATTGCGCGGCTTAGCGGCCGACGCCTGCGTCCGCATCGCAGGAAGATCCAGATTGTATTTCAGAATCCGGCTGCGGCGCTGAATCCTAAGCTGAAGGTTGCTGATTCACTGATCGATCCGTATGAGCAGTTCGGGAGAAACATTAAGTTGTCTCACTTCGCTTATACATCAAAGGACGCCTACGTGCGGCAGCTGCTTGAAGCTGTCGAACTTCCAAGTGAACTCGCGGGGCGTTATCCGCATGAGTTAAGCGGCGGACAGCGTCAGCGCGTAACCATCGCACGTGCCATTGGCATTGAACCGGATGTTATCGTCCTTGACGAACCAACAGCCAGCCTGGATGTGATATCACAGGGCGCTGTTCTGCAATTGCTAACCGACCTACGGACATCACTGGGGCTTTCATATTTGTTCATCTCTCATGATCTGGCTGCCGTACATCGCATGAGCCAGCGCATCATCGTGATGCGAGACGGGCAGATCGTCGATCGCTTTGGTGGCGATGCGCTGTTTGCAGAAGAGCGTCATCCGTATACGAAGGAACTCATTTCAATCTTCTGA
- a CDS encoding ABC transporter ATP-binding protein, with protein MILSIEELSIFSRDRTIVDSVSLAVREGEFMALVGQSGSGKSLLSQSIGQLLPSNLHASGRIMFEGSNLLEQKPKEMRALRGSRISYIFQDYQGAFTPFRSIGGHFDEYQKIHGEKSSAVRHKRAIEALESVGLGAELLPRYPFQLSGGQLQRASIATSLMLSPRLLIADEATTALDSVSGHRVLELLARKQAETGCAILFITHDWRHVRRYANRLAVMKEGQIVESGGKHRILDHPQHEYTRQLIEAAPVLSRSLKSGLKEAETQ; from the coding sequence GTGATTCTCTCCATTGAGGAACTGAGCATCTTCAGCCGTGATCGTACCATAGTCGACAGCGTCTCTCTTGCCGTTCGGGAAGGCGAATTCATGGCGCTGGTTGGGCAGAGCGGCAGTGGCAAAAGCCTTCTCTCGCAGTCGATTGGTCAACTGCTTCCTTCCAACCTGCACGCATCGGGGCGAATCATGTTTGAAGGCAGCAACCTGCTCGAACAAAAACCGAAGGAGATGCGCGCCCTGCGGGGAAGCCGCATCTCATATATTTTTCAGGATTATCAGGGGGCGTTTACGCCGTTTCGAAGTATTGGCGGGCATTTCGATGAATACCAGAAAATCCATGGAGAAAAGTCCTCTGCTGTCCGGCATAAACGAGCCATCGAAGCGTTGGAGTCCGTTGGACTTGGTGCAGAGCTGCTTCCCCGCTATCCGTTCCAGTTGAGCGGTGGTCAGCTTCAGCGTGCTTCCATCGCGACATCACTCATGCTATCGCCGAGGCTGCTGATTGCCGACGAGGCAACTACGGCACTCGACAGTGTCTCGGGTCACCGCGTGCTGGAGCTGCTGGCGCGTAAGCAGGCTGAGACTGGCTGCGCCATTCTGTTCATTACACACGACTGGCGTCATGTGCGTCGCTACGCCAATCGCCTAGCTGTTATGAAGGAAGGGCAGATCGTCGAATCGGGCGGGAAACACCGTATTCTTGACCATCCGCAGCACGAGTATACACGTCAACTGATTGAAGCAGCTCCTGTCCTGAGCCGCTCGTTGAAATCGGGTCTGAAGGAGGCGGAAACGCAATGA